From one Rhodamnia argentea isolate NSW1041297 chromosome 1, ASM2092103v1, whole genome shotgun sequence genomic stretch:
- the LOC115753821 gene encoding L-type lectin-domain containing receptor kinase IX.1-like — MSSSISKTLSVVFSFLLVHSAICFEFNISRFNPSANDVPYEGDAKATDGAIQLTSPHYSSHVGRVTYNPKIRLWDSGSGKLAHFTTHFQFTINTLGRPYGNYSAGLAFFMAPVGFQIPVNSVGGFLGLFNTTDNNSSKNQIIHVEFDTFVNPEWDPNYEHVGINKNSIASSVTTPWNVTYHSGDPIRARIDYNASTMNLSVSWSSRTMAHPHESTSLWYKIDPRTVLPEWVVVGVSAETGIYIEEHTLHWWDFQSSLPVEEPSGGHRKRVGLILGLTILLGAMVAALALLIMRRRKQKRMEKLAEMTMPTSNNDDFEKRPGPRKFPYQDLDSTTNN; from the coding sequence ATGTCTTCGTCAATTTCGAAAACTTTGTCCGTagtcttctctttccttcttgtaCACTCTGCGATTTGCTTTGAGTTCAACATCTCTCGCTTCAATCCCTCCGCAAATGATGTACCGTATGAGGGAGATGCGAAGGCTACGGACGGAGCGATCCAGTTGACGAGTCCGCACTATTCTAGCCACGTGGGCCGGGTCACATACAACCCGAAAATCCGGCTATGGGACTCCGGTTCCGGGAAGCTTGCCCACTTCACTACCCACTTCCAGTTCACCATCAACACGCTCGGTCGTCCGTATGGCAATTACAGTGCCGGGCTCGCATTTTTCATGGCGCCCGTGGGATTTCAAATTCCCGTCAATTCGGTAGGCGGGTTTCTGGGCCTGTTCAACACCACGGATAACAACTCGTCCAAGAATCAAATCATACACGTCGAGTTCGACACTTTTGTGAACCCAGAATGGGACCCCAATTATGAGCATGTCGGAATCAATAAGAACTCAATTGCTTCAAGCGTTACCACTCCTTGGAATGTCACTTACCATAGCGGAGATCCTATCCGCGCACGGATTGACTATAACGCCTCCACCATGAACTTGAGTGTGTCATGGAGCTCTCGGACAATGGCACACCCCCACGAGAGCACAAGTCTCTGGTACAAGATCGATCCGAGGACAGTCCTTCCCGAGTGGGTCGTGGTCGGAGTTTCGGCCGAGACCGGCATTTACATAGAAGAACACACACTTCATTGGTGGGATTTCCAATCGAGTTTACCCGTGGAGGAACCGAGTGGTGGGCATCGAAAAAGGGTTGGCCTGATACTTGGGTTAACAATTCTGCTCGGCGCTATGGTTGCAGCTTTAGCATTATTAATCATGCGGAGGAGGAAGcaaaagaggatggagaagtTAGCAGAGATGACGATGCCGACATCCAATAACGATGACTTTGAAAAACGTCCCGGACCGAGGAAGTTTCCCTACCAAGACCTTGATTCAACAACTAACAATTGA
- the LOC115753837 gene encoding L-type lectin-domain containing receptor kinase IX.1-like, with protein sequence MSSSILATLSLLLSFLLVHHATGLEFNIARFDPAANDILYEGDAKPAVGAVDMTSQLYFCHVGRATYNEKVRLWDSGSGKLSDFTTHFQFTIDTNGQRHGQYAAGLAFFMAPVGFQVPVNSIGGFLGLFNTTNSDSSQNQIVHVEFDTFANPEWDPDYEHVGINKNSIASAVTTPWNVTYHSGDTIDAWIYYNASTMNLSVSWSFQTTPNPQENTSLWYQVDLRTVLPEWVVIGFSAASSYYMERHTLGSWDFKSSLAVEGPNRKNPKRVGLILGLTIPLSVMLASGAAIALAIIWRRRNRKSTEKLAETAILTSINDDLERGAGPRRFSYQDLASATNNFSDDRKLGEGGFGAVYRGYLLNLDMTVTVKRILRGSKQGKREFATEVKVISSLRHRNLVQLIGWCHDGHEFLLVYEYMPNGSLDAHLFGKKSPLNWSIRYRISIGLASAIFYLHEEWEQRVVHRDIKSCNVMLDSNFNVKLGDFGLARLMDHELGPQTTGLAGTLGYLAPEYVSTGRASKESDVYSFGVVALEIATGRRARDLKNTELEMSLVEWVWDLFGDRKLLEAVDIRLGSDFEETQVLGLMMVGLWCAHPDRSLRQSIRQAIQVLKFEADVPNLPTKMPAPVYRVHTPSVVSSGRSFVSSIIEDGR encoded by the coding sequence ATGTCTTCCTCGATTTTAGCAACTCTGTCCCTCCTCTTGTCTTTCCTTCTTGTGCACCATGCAACTGGCCTTGAATTCAACATCGCTCGCTTCGATCCCGCCGCGAATGATATACTCTACGAGGGAGATGCGAAGCCTGCGGTTGGAGCCGTTGACATGACGAGTCAGCTCTATTTCTGCCACGTCGGCCGAGCCACGTACAATGAGAAGGTCCGGTTATGGGACTCTGGTTCAGGGAAGCTCTCCGACTTCACTACCCACTTCCAGTTCACCATCGACACGAACGGTCAACGTCATGGCCAATACGCTGCCGGGCTTGCGTTTTTCATGGCTCCCGTGGGGTTTCAAGTCCCCGTCAATTCGATAGGCGGGTTTCTAGGCCTGTTCAACACCACGAACAGCGATTCGTCGCAGAATCAAATTGTACACGTCGAGTTCGACACCTTTGCGAACCCAGAATGGGACCCCGACTATGAGCACGTCGGAATCAACAAGAACTCAATTGCTTCAGCCGTTACCACTCCTTGGAATGTCACTTACCATAGCGGAGATACTATTGATGCATGGATCTACTACAACGCCTCCACGATGAATTTGAGTGTCTCGTGGAGCTTCCAGACTACACCAAACCCCCAAGAGAACACCAGCCTCTGGTATCAGGTCGATCTGCGGACAGTGCTTCCAGAATGGGTCGTGATCGGATTTTCGGCCGCCAGCAGCTATTACATGGAGCGACATACACTTGGTTCATGGGATTTCAAATCGAGTTTAGCTGTGGAAGGACCCAATAGAAAGAATCCGAAAAGGGTTGGCCTGATACTTGGGTTGACCATTCCGCTGAGCGTTATGCTAGCTTCTGGTGCAGCTATAGCATTAGCAATCatatggaggaggaggaatcgAAAGAGCACGGAGAAGTTAGCAGAGACGGCGATCTTGACGTCCATTAATGATGACTTGGAGAGAGGCGCCGGACCGAGGAGGTTTTCCTACCAAGACCTTGCTTCAGCAACCAACAACTTCTCAGATGACAGAAAGCTCGGTGAAGGAGGATTCGGGGCCGTGTACCGGGGATATTTACTCAACCTTGACATGACGGTCACGGTAAAGAGAATATTGAGAGGCTCCAAGCAAGGGAAAAGAGAGTTTGCCACCGAAGTGAAGGTCATTAGTAGTTTACGGCACCGGAACCTCGTGCAGCTCATAGGTTGGTGCCATGACGGGCACGAGTTCTTGCTCGTTTATGAGTATATGCCGAACGGGAGCCTCGACGCCCATCTCTTTGGGAAGAAGAGTCCCCTGAATTGGTCAATTAGGTACAGAATCTCGATCGGCTTAGCCTCAGCGATCTTCTATTTGCATGAAGAGTGGGAGCAGCGTGTAGTACACAGGGACATCAAGTCTTGCAATGTCATGCTAGACTCTAATTTCAATGTGAAATTGGGCGACTTTGGTTTAGCTAGGCTGATGGATCACGAACTCGGTCCACAGACTACTGGTTTGGCCGGTACTCTCGGGTACCTTGCACCCGAGTACGTAAGCACTGGCCGAGCAAGCAAAGAATCGGATGTGTACAGCTTCGGAGTCGTCGCCCTTGAAATCGCCACGGGAAGGAGAGCTAGGGATCTGAAAAATACGGAGTTGGAGATGAGTCTGGTGGAGTGGGTTTGGGATCTTTTCGGGGACAGGAAGCTTCTGGAGGCTGTCGATATAAGGCTGGGGTCGGATTTCGAGGAGACGCAAGTCCTCGGCTTGATGATGGTGGGGTTGTGGTGTGCTCATCCAGATCGGTCCCTGAGGCAGTCGATACGGCAAGCGATTCAGGTTCTGAAATTCGAGGCTGATGTCCCGAATCTCCCGACGAAGATGCCCGCTCCTGTCTATCGAGTTCATACACCGTCGGTGGTCAGTTCCGGCAGATCGTTTGTAAGTTCAATCATCGAAGacggtcgttga